AGCTTTTGACGGGCACTGTCGAGATCCCCAGCTTGTAGAGGATGGAGAACCTCTAGGGCAGCATGGTGTAAACTTCTGCCCGCAAAACAACTGGCTAAAAGTACACTTTCGATACTGATTCCTAGGAGGGGATGAACAGTGTTAGCCAGCCAGATGATTCTATCACTAACTAGGGCAGCCATGCCTATAACCGTAAGACCTAGGGCAACTCCTGCCCATCGTTGGCTTCGGGGAGAGTGGCAAAATTTGAGAATAAGCTCACTTCCTTGGGCGATCGATTTTCCCATTAGTTGAACAGGATGGGGCCAATGCCAAGGATCGCCGATCAGAAAATCCAGAATTGAGGCGATCGCTAAACTGATCGGGGGCCAGAAGAACACCATAAGTTTTTGCACTAAACGACAAAATTACTGGCTTCTCCTTGGGAGGCTTGCCAACTGCGAGCATCGAAGTACAGGTCTTCTAGGGAAATAGTATACAACGATTCTTTGAGTTTTTGATGTAGGCGATTCCATAAGCTATAGGTTACCCAGTCTTCCACTTGATTGTTATCGGGAGGAGAATCCGCCAGTGTCGGTAAGGTTTCTCCCACGGCTTCGAGAATTTGCCCCAGAGAAATATGGGCCGGTTGATGGGCTAAACCGTAGCCTCCTTGGGCCCCTCGAAGGGAATAAACTAGACCCGCTTCTCGCAGTTGAATCAGCAGTTTTTCTAAATAGGCCGCCGAGATCTGTTGACGAGTGGCGATCGCTTGCACAGATGAGGGGCCATATCCCGGTTGTAAGGTTAAATCTAACAGGGCCTTAACACTATAATGTCCACGGGTTGTCAACTTCATCTTTGGGGCAATCTATGGGTGGGATGGGGGGACTTACAATCTTGATGAAATCCCTAACGATGCTTCAGTTAGGATGAGGGTGTCTGAGGTCACGATTTTATTCTGACATGGGTCAACTTTTGTGCGAGGGGTTGTAATATATTGTTACTATCCGGTGAAAAGAACAACTTTTTTTTTCGGCAAATATCAGTTAAACTGAAAACAGTTCTAAATTAAGCCGTTAAGTGATGAGTAAAACAGAGAAAATGAAACCTCTAGTCGGTCAAGAGTTAGTTAACAAGGTTAAAGAGCTAGACCACCTGAGCAAAGAGGATAAAGCTAAAGAATGTGGCTACTCTACCACCACTAAAGGTGGGGTAGAGCGGGTGAATATGATGAAATTCCTCAATGCATTAATCGACGCTGAAGGAATTGAGCTAGATGGGAAAAACTCATCGAATGGGCGAGGTGGACGCAGCGCCAGCTATCGGATTAGTGTGCAATCGAATGGTAACTTACTGATCGGGGCAGCCTATACTAAGCAGATGGATCTGCAACCGGGTGATGAGTTTGAAATTTCTTTAGGCCGCAAACATATTCATCTCAAGCAAATCGGATCGGAAGAGAATGGTGAAGACTAAGCCTTGACTCCCCCTTTCGGATCAATCGATGGGTGATCTAACCTCCTGAATCCACGCCCGTGAAGGGATCTGGAGGGGAGAAATGCAGGAAAAAAAACCAGAACACACTGATTCTGGAGAAGTCCCCAAAAGAGTAAGGATTCTTAACCTGATTTCTCCCTAGGCCTGGGGTAGAATGAAAAGGGTTTTCAACGCATTAAGTGCAATGAATGCAGATACATTTAATTTTGAGAGTCACTCGCCTACCTGTCCCATTTGTCATCGAGTTCAGGTCTTACCTTTAGAACAGTTGAACAGTGGACTCTATATCTGTCCCTATTGTCAGCAACGATTAGTGGTCAGTAAGAGTGGCCATTATGTGCGCGATCCATTCATGTTGAAACCTTTTATTTCCAGTCAATTATTGCGCCGCCAAAGTCATCCCCTAGCGAGGGCGATCAGAGACTGTGGAAGTGCGAAACTCCCCTATTGGATTACAGTGATGGTGAGTATTGTCCTGTTTAGTTTGGCTTTAGCTGCGACTGAACGGGTAAAACCGGTAGAGAATCCGATCCCCCATTGGATAGAAGAAGGGAGTCAGATGATGCGATCGCTACATCCATAAGCTGGAACTCGAACCGGAAGCGGAAAAGGCTGAAGATTGGGTTACCAATGTCCACCCTTCTGCCGATCCTAACCGTTGGACTCTGTTGGGAAACCGAGCTTCGAGTTCCTGTAATCCCTGTTGGTCTAAAAGAAGATAGGGTTGGGGATATTTCGACCAAGTTTCTAGAATTTGGTCAAAGTTAGCCGGAATCAAGCGGCGATCGCTATAAAAATCGAGGGAAGGCCGACCATGGGGATAATTAGTCATAATCGGTTGTTGAACAGGAGTATGGGCAATTAACACTTGGGCAACTGGTTTAACCGCAAATCCTTCTTCAAGTTCCCACACCCAAATGGGAGAAGCCATCAATAGCAATAACGACACATAACAGCCCCAGGCCAACATGCCAATAAACTGATAATCGCGTTGTTGAAATAAAAGGCTCACCACGGTTAAGGTTACCGCAACCGATCCCACCACCGCAAGAATCATCCAACTCGACAGTCTTTGAGCGATCGCCAGATAAAAAGTAGCGCCCCAAGCGACAAAGCCCAAGCTGCAAAAACACCCGGTTAAGGCATGGATAAACCGGGGTTTTAATCGGGGAAACCCTTGGGAATAGGCCGTCCAAAACTCTGTCAGTTGTGCCCCTCCCGCTAATGCTAAAGCCGGATATAAAGGCAGTACATACCAAGGCAACTTGGTACTCATGATAGAAATAGCGGCGAAATAAACACTGGCCCAAACTAAAACTAACTTGCCCCAACTCCAACTGCGATGTTGCCAAGCTAATCGCAAACCGGGAATAAACATCAACAACCAGGGCGCTGATAATTTGAGAATTTCCAACAGATAATACCACGGAGGGCCCGATCGATTTTCTACAGACTGCCAAATGCGACTCAAGGATTGATGCACTAAACCGGTTTCTAGAAACGGGTTACCATAATGGAGCAGTTGCATACCGTACCAGAGGGTGACGGGAGTCAACCCCAGGAGAACCCCCATCCACAGATACGCCGACTTGAGTAAACGGGGGGTATCCCAGGCTAAAAAAATCAGGGCGATCGCCCCTAACAACAGGGCTAAAATACTTTTAGTCAGAGCAATTAAACCCAACCCTAACCCCACGCCTAAACTATAGGGAAGATTGCGCCGTCCTTTGAGCGCAAATAGTACCATCAGCAGCAAAAAACATAAAACTGGCCCATCTAACATGGCCAACCGGCCATGGCGAACCACGGGTAATAATGTTAAATAAATCAGCGTCGAAAAAAGGGCTGGTAGTCGTTGACGAAACAACTCTAAACCCAAACCATAAAAGAGAGGAACTGAGGTTGCACTCAGCAGGGCAGAAGGAAAACGAGTGGCCCATTCATTCACCCCCACCCCGTGATACATTAAGGCAATTAACCAATGCACCAGGGGCGGTTTATTAAAATAGGGTAATCCTGATAAGGTGGGAAAGATCCAACCCTCCCAACTCGATGAGCGGCTCATATTACGAGCAACTTGGGCGATCGTCCCTTCATCCCAATCTCTTAAGGGCACTCCCCCTAAATTAATCATAAATAGCACAAGGGCGGCTACTAAAAATCCCAACGCCCAAAAGCGATCGATCGGATGATCCACTCTCAGAAAAGGCTTGGGAGATTGAATAGACCAAAAATTACGGTACATGGAAGTCAGGAGGGGAAGTCAGCAGTCATGAGGATCGCTATCAACTGGTATAGTATACGCTTTCAGGGGAAAGAATTTCTGTTCGGCAAGCAAAGAGCTTAGTGATTATTGATTACCTGTGTATGAATGGGAGGCTGAGTCTATGGTTAAACAAGTGCATCGAGTCGAACGGCATACAGGAGGTCGAGGGTCAAAAATTGCGGCTACTGCGATTATTTGGCCCTGTGCGGTGGCGATGTTAGCCATTTGTATTCCGATTGTAAAAGTGGTCAAGAGTGAGTTTGTTCCCCTAGCGGTGATTTTAGGAGCCAGTGGCAGCACGGCTTTAGTTTGGTTTAGTCCGGCGATCGCCTCTGGAAAACAGGAGAATGAGTGGGATGGATCGGCTGAAATCCTGGCTTCCCAAGGGGTCGATCCGGCCCAATGGGCAGAAAGTACAAGCTTAGTGAAAACGGTTGAGTCAGAGGAGATGAGTCCCCAAAGCTGGAGTAATGCATCGGAATCGAATCAGGACTCGATTACCCCGATTTTGCCTCTGTGGTAGTCCGGAGGGTTTTATGAATTTTGGCCCAATTTTGTCTAAGGGACGTGGCACAATTAAGGGTACATTAACTATCGTTATCAGAGATTAGGTTTTATGGCGATTCTTCCTCAACTGCAACCCGCTTTAGCCCAAGGACGGGCACTGAAAGTGATTAGTGGGTTAATGAATTTTGATGCCGATCGCACAGCTATGGTGGTGAAGGCTGCCGATCGCGGGGGGGCAACGTTTGTGGATATTGCTGCCGATCCCGATTTGGTGCGTCTTGGCCGCAGTTTGACGAGTCTACCCCTATGTGTTTCTGCCGTGGAGCCGCAGAAATTTGTGGCAGCAGTGGACGCGGGAGCGGATTTGATTGAGATTGGGAATTTTGATGCGTTCTATGCCCAAGGACGGCGATTTGAGGCGGATGAGGTTTTGGCGCTGACGCAAGACGTGCGATCGCTGCTTCCCGATATCATGCTCTCGGTGACCGTTCCTCACATTTTACCCTTGGATGAACAGGTACAGTTAGCCCAAGCCTTGGTTGCTGAAGGTGCAGATGTGATTCAAACGGAAGGGGGAACCAGCAGTCAACCTACCCATTCGGGCACATTGGGATTAATTGAAAAAGCGGCTCCTACCTTAGCGGCTGCCTATGAAATTTCCCGTGGGGTAGAAGTGCCAGTGTTATGTGCCTCTGGCTTGTCTAATGTTACCGCACCCATGGCGATCGCCTCTGGCGCTCAAGGTATTGGCGTGGGTTCAGCGATTAACCGGTTAGATAATGAGTTGGCAATGGTGGCTGTGGTGCGTTCTCTGGTAGAAGCACTGAATTCGGCGATCGTCCTCCATTCCTAACTATAGTCGATTCGCTGGGGCAGGAAGACATAGCAGGAAGACATAATTGTAGGGGCGTTTCATGTCGCATTGGCGTAGCCTGCGCGGAGCGCATAGCGAAACGGCCGGAAAGCCCCTACAGATATCGTCGTTGTAGATAAACTGCCCCAGTATCAACCTTAATCGAATTTAGACACACTCAAAACCCCTTAAAAATCCACCAAATTCTCCTCAACGCCCTGTTCTTTGAGCCAGGCGATCGCCCCTTCCGGGCCATCCTGGGCCCGTCGCAGCAGCGCCCCCCAAGTCAGAACAGCCTTCTGCTTCGGATCAACAGCGATCGCCCCCTTAATCCGAGTCCATAAAACCCCCGTATCCGTCGCCAACAAGCGATCGATTTCCTCCCGACTCTCCGAAGCCTTATAAATCTCCAACGCCTCATCCCAGCGCCCGTCAACGATCCGCGTGAACACCTGCTGACTCGGAGAAGCCCAAGATTGCTTGGCATTATGGGCACTCAAATGGGCATGACGGTTAATCAACTCCCATTGTCCTTGAATATCTACCGACCATCCCGGTTTATTCCACAAACCATGCAACCGTTGCTTCGCCGGAGTCCATAACCCACTTTTCGCCAACTGCATGGCCTCGGCATACTCAGAACCCTTCAACAACATCCGATCCAGAGAAACCGGTTGCAACTCCACAGGAGCCGGTAAAAACGTCCTCGGTTGCACCTGATACATCTCAAACCGTGGCTCCAAACCCATCGTCTGATTCACCGTCAAAAACGGCTGTTGAGGCCACTTCGGATGCTTCGACCAGACCGGCAACTCATTGGCTGGACTCGTCCAACTGGCAAACGACCCAACATAGGTAGTCTTGGGATTGTAATAAATCATCTGACCATAGAGAATCTCTTTGCCCTCCCTCGTCACCGTCCCCGTCAGATTCACCCACTGCGCCGACTCACGATTAACCAGAGCGCCATTACTCCACTTTAACCCCGTCAACGGTAGGGGTTCATTAGACGTTTCCGTTTTTAAGTTCAAAGGCTGAAGGACAAAACTCTCTGTCGGGGACTCAATCTCCAGTTGATTAATAAACTGATACATCGGTTTCGCCCGCTCAAACGGCTCTGGATCGCTAATGCGGCGATAAATTCTTAACTGATAAATATACCGACAAGTGGGAGATCCCGGCGCATCCGGTTGACACCCCTGGCGATGGGCAAAAATCGGCAGCATCATATCCTCATAGGGGCCCACTTTCATCTCCAAGGGATAACCGGGAGTGTAACCCGATTGAATCAGCTTATCCTCAATTTCATCTAACGTTTGCAGAGACCGGCGATTGGTTTCCCCTAACTGGGTGGTTTTCGGTAAATATTGATTCACCCAAATCAGAGCATCTGGATTGACCATCAATTGTAGAGCCACCCAAACTCCAGCCACCACACTAGAGAGTCCCAAGGTCAACACAATCAGGCCAAAAATAGCCTGTAGGGAAGACGGCCGCTGAGGGTCGCTTTCAGAAAATACGCTTCCTGTATCCTCATTCATAGAGTTTCAATTCCCAAAGCTGCGGACAGCAATTCACAACCATTAATGAAAATTAACCTTGGGTTGCAGTCAGGAGCGCTTTCTCATAGCGCATACCTACCCGTTCCCAAGTGTACTCCTGTTCAATCAACTCTCGGCCGTTACGGGACAATTTTTTTCTTAAAGGCGGATTTTCAAACAAACGACTAATGTTCACCACATAATCTTCGATGGTATTAGCTCGCAGGGCCCGTTGGGGAATCTCCGGCCCATCGGCGGCCAAACCTTCTAAAGCGCGATCGCTCGCTACCACCGGAATCCCTGTGGCCATGGCTTCGAGAGTCCTATTCTTCATCCCCAAACCGGTACGAATGGGAATCACACAAACCGTCGCGCTATGCAAATATTCAACCAGAGAAGGGACTTCTCCCGTAACCGTGATTCCCGGCCGCTCTCCAAGGGCGCTCACTTCAGGTACAGGTCTAGCTCCAACCAGCTTCAGGGAAACCTCCCGATAGCGATTTTGGAGTTGGGGAAACACTTCTAAGCTCAAAAACCGGGCCGCAT
The window above is part of the Roseofilum capinflatum BLCC-M114 genome. Proteins encoded here:
- a CDS encoding Rrf2 family transcriptional regulator, which translates into the protein MKLTTRGHYSVKALLDLTLQPGYGPSSVQAIATRQQISAAYLEKLLIQLREAGLVYSLRGAQGGYGLAHQPAHISLGQILEAVGETLPTLADSPPDNNQVEDWVTYSLWNRLHQKLKESLYTISLEDLYFDARSWQASQGEASNFVV
- a CDS encoding AbrB family transcriptional regulator; translated protein: MSKTEKMKPLVGQELVNKVKELDHLSKEDKAKECGYSTTTKGGVERVNMMKFLNALIDAEGIELDGKNSSNGRGGRSASYRISVQSNGNLLIGAAYTKQMDLQPGDEFEISLGRKHIHLKQIGSEENGED
- a CDS encoding ArnT family glycosyltransferase, whose product is MYRNFWSIQSPKPFLRVDHPIDRFWALGFLVAALVLFMINLGGVPLRDWDEGTIAQVARNMSRSSSWEGWIFPTLSGLPYFNKPPLVHWLIALMYHGVGVNEWATRFPSALLSATSVPLFYGLGLELFRQRLPALFSTLIYLTLLPVVRHGRLAMLDGPVLCFLLLMVLFALKGRRNLPYSLGVGLGLGLIALTKSILALLLGAIALIFLAWDTPRLLKSAYLWMGVLLGLTPVTLWYGMQLLHYGNPFLETGLVHQSLSRIWQSVENRSGPPWYYLLEILKLSAPWLLMFIPGLRLAWQHRSWSWGKLVLVWASVYFAAISIMSTKLPWYVLPLYPALALAGGAQLTEFWTAYSQGFPRLKPRFIHALTGCFCSLGFVAWGATFYLAIAQRLSSWMILAVVGSVAVTLTVVSLLFQQRDYQFIGMLAWGCYVSLLLLMASPIWVWELEEGFAVKPVAQVLIAHTPVQQPIMTNYPHGRPSLDFYSDRRLIPANFDQILETWSKYPQPYLLLDQQGLQELEARFPNRVQRLGSAEGWTLVTQSSAFSASGSSSSLWM
- a CDS encoding DUF561 domain-containing protein produces the protein MAILPQLQPALAQGRALKVISGLMNFDADRTAMVVKAADRGGATFVDIAADPDLVRLGRSLTSLPLCVSAVEPQKFVAAVDAGADLIEIGNFDAFYAQGRRFEADEVLALTQDVRSLLPDIMLSVTVPHILPLDEQVQLAQALVAEGADVIQTEGGTSSQPTHSGTLGLIEKAAPTLAAAYEISRGVEVPVLCASGLSNVTAPMAIASGAQGIGVGSAINRLDNELAMVAVVRSLVEALNSAIVLHS